Genomic segment of Salvelinus sp. IW2-2015 linkage group LG17, ASM291031v2, whole genome shotgun sequence:
AGTCTGTGGGAACATTGAATAGAGAATACTTCATGGAACACCTTATCTTACACGGTCACCATGATAGAAACAAACATTTCAAATTGTACATTTGCCAGAGTAACTTGTTAGTCAAAATAATGTTGTAGTTTGTGATATGTACAGTAGTTACAGTGGCTTGGTTCCAGTACCTGGGTTCAAGGCGTTCCTTCACCTTGGCGATGGATCGGATGTAGGGGCCGATTTGCCTGGCGATGGTGGTCAGGTATCTGTTCTCTTCTTTAGCTGCGTCAGATCATGAAGCTGGGCAGAAAACAGAATGGACACATGCAGTATATAAAACACCAACTTCATATCTATTTCACATCTAACAGAATAAGAAAACCCCTTTTACCTTCATAGATGTTCTGTTCATTTGCAACCCTCTGAAAGATATCCTCCCAGACTTAGGGGAAGGATAACAAGATGGAGATGAGCCTTAAAAGGAGAGCTGGGTTACATTTATAAACAGtgttgtctgaatactttttcaGAATCCTCATTGCTTTGGTGATTCCCACCTCCTCAAACAGCCCTCATGAGTTCCACTGCAGAGTACTCGTGGGAGATATGGCTGTACGGAGGTATCAAGGATGTCTTCCGACGTGTCTGTCTTGATGAGGAGGGTGCTTGGTCAATCCCTGTGGGTCTCCTGCACCTGGTCCTTCAGCTGCTGAATGGATGTCTGCAGCATCTAAGGAAAACACAGGAAGGTTTTTTTTTGCGGGGGGGGGGCTACAGGACCGTAGAGGAGTCAGGATAGTGCCTTCATAGAAATCAATAAACCAGGCACCTCTGAACGTCAGATCTTTTCATGACACATTTCaaatacacatacaaaaacactgtgattggctgtgaaAGCCCTCAGTAATGTTGTAACAATGGGTATCAGAGTTGTACAGTAACTTTAAAATGTTGTAGAAGCTCACTCACCCTGTAGCTGTTCTCATAGTTGCGACAGTGCTCAGTAAATGGGGTCTCCCCAACCTTTACCAGGAGGACCTTGGTGATGATATAGCGGTGGGCTTCGGCACCACGGATGAACCCAGGGACATGTCACTGATGGGAGGGGAGTGGCAGGGACAGGGATGACTGCAGGCTGAGGAGACAGAAGGACATttacacaataaataaatatcttGACATAACATTTTACACAACAGGTAGGGGTGTCCTCATATTACGCTGGCTATTTCAGAACATGACGAGCATATTTGGAAAGTATAAGCATACTGTCTTGAATGTTGAGGTTTCACTCATTGGGAACATCAATAACATGCTGATTACATTTTCCCCTTGAACGTGTAGGTCTGCACAATTTCCATATGGTAGGGGTGAAATATGACTCACAGTCCGCTGGCATTGCCCAAACTCAATCCCGACACTCCCAGCAATGGACACAGAGCGTCTTTGGCCCAGCAGTAACAGAGACTCAAGGCAATAAGCAAACTCGGACCGATACTCTGTGTTGATCTAAACCAGAAACATAGAAGAAGACACATGGGGTGTATATTTGGGATGTGACATGAGCAAACATCAGTTGAGGAGGCAAGATGGCCGGAGAGAGGGACTTAATACTGCTATTCTGAGCTAGTCTCAGTCTGTGTGGCAGTTAGTCAATCTTCTTTAGTCGCTGGATAACAGATATCAAAGTCAAATAAATTTGCTTAAAGACTGTATTCATAGTTGCTAGTATTCCATTTAATGTTTTGGTTTGTGCCCTTCTGGATTCATAGAACCAGATTGGGCATTATTCATCATACTACACTCTACTTACATAGCAAGGTGGAAGAGAACATTGGCTTGAGTTGATTATATTACACCTGCTCAAGATGGAACATCAATTAGGATTACAAATACAGTTGGGCACGGTGAATAAGACATTGTAAAAATAGGCAACATGTATCACTACTCCAGGATAAACAGGCATACCATAGACAGGACATTACCTGGAGAGTGGGTAAGAGTGCAGCCAGATGAGACAGCTGTTCTCATTTGCTACTGGGTTGAAAGTGGTGCCAGGCAAGCCTGATGTAGCTAGTCCTGACACATTATTATTCATTTGGCTTTAATCTATATTGGTCTGCTGCCATGGACACCTTAATCCCCCAGTAGGATCTATATATACATGTGGAACAGGATACATATTAGGCAGGCATATTAGGCATATTAGGCACAAGCCATTAGGTGTTCAATATCTCTTGGTATTGAACACTCTAATGAATTCTCAAAGCAGGAAGTCTTGTGCACCCGAATGTAacactatttcctatatagtgcRCTACTTCTGGTttaaagtagttcactataaagggaatggtggccaatatgcatcccaaatgtggtggcatttgggatgcatattGTCTGTCTGTGGTAAGACTTACTTCTTCGAGAGTTAATTGAGTTTACAGCCATTGAGGCTGAATCTGTGTGCGCTTGGTTCGGAAGGCCCATTCAAACAATAACAGGTTAACAGTTTCTCTGAGCATAGGCTATACATTAGAGCTACATGATAAACATGATTTTCAAGCAAGGTAGCATGAAGAAAAATGTATTCTCACCTTTGCGCTGCTCTTTGTTTttgtcgtctagaatgtcatttgtTTTCGTTCTGACAGTTTTTCATTCAAAAGAGGACAATATTATCTGGGTCATTTAATTGCATTGCAAATCTCTCAAAATTAAATTAACTGGACTCTAATGAATACTTTCCCAACCAAAACTAATTTACATACATTTCTTTTCAGTTTGTAAATGAAAAGCACTACTTGAGCATTACAACTGTATCCAGTATAAGTCAATAAAATGTTGCTCTCATGTAATGTTGTGCAAGGTATTGAACCTTCAGCTACTTTACGATAGGACATGAAGAGTGACACCTTGTGGTAGAATTTAATACAATTTgcggaaatgtataaaaaaaacaacgaCAACATTGATTAATTGAGGAAATCGAGGGAAATTGCACAACagtcttccacatttaacacaacccctctgaatcagagaggtgcggagggctgccttaaacCACGTCCATGTCATCAGctcccggggagcagttgttgttgcgggttaaatgccttgctcaaaggcagaatggcagatgttttccaccttgctggctcggggattcaaaccagagacctttcggttactggctcttAACCGCTAAGTTAACTGCCACCCCCTGAGTTGAGTTTAATGTTTTCAAAATGGCCGATGACTATGTCAGCTCACCTGCACTTTGTTGAAAATAGTGCTGATTGCGCACTCCTCCTCATCAACATTCTCTCGGACCTCCTCGATCATGGCCTTCAGCAGGATGATGGCCTCTGGCCAACGTCCGGAGCTCCTTCACCGCCTAGGAGTCAGGGGTCACACCATGAGAAGGAACTAGacaacaccgcacacacacacacacacacacacacacacacacacacacacacacacacacacacactctctccccacCCAACAAACTAAACTCCACCAAGTTCCTCCACATGTATTGTTGTCTAtaggtatatacagtgcatttggaaagtattcagatcccttgactttttccacattttgttacattacagacgtATTCTAAaataggttaaataaataaatgtcctcatcaatctacacacaataccccataatgacaaaatgaaaacaggtttttagacatgttagcaaatgtataacaGATAAWAAagagaaatgccttatttacataggtattcagaccctttgttatgagactcgaaaatgagctcaggtgcatcctgtttccattgatcatccttgagatatttttacaacttgaatggagtccacctgtggtaaattcaattgattggacatgatttggaaaggcacacacctgtctatataaggtcccacagttgacagtgcaagtcagaacagaaaccaagccatgaggttgaaggaattgtcagtagagctccgagccaggattgtgttgaggcacagatctggRGAATGGTACCaacaaatatctgcagcattggtccccaagaacacagtggcctccatcattcttcaatggaagacgtttggaaccaccaagactcttcctagagctggccgcctggcaacattgagcaatcaggggagaaggatcTTGGTCACTGAGGTGGTGATGGtgactctgacaaagctccacagttcctctgtggagatggaagaaccttccagaaggacaaccatctctgcagcactccaccaatctggcctttatggtagagttgccagacggaagccactcctcagtaaaaggcacatgatagcctgcttggagtttgccaaatggcatcTTAagaactcagaccatgagatcaaaattccctggtctgatgaaaccaagattaaactctttggcctgaattccaagtgtcacatctggaggaaacctggcaccatccctatggtgaagcatggtggtggcagcatcatgctgtggggatgtttttcagcggcagggactgggagactagtcaggatcgaggMaaagatgaacggagcaaagtacagagagagatccttgatgaaaacctattccagaacgctcaggacctcagactggggcgaaggttcaccttccaccaggacaatgaccctaagcacacagccaagacaacgcagtagtggcttcgggacaagtctcaatgtccttgtgtggcccagccagagcccggacttgaacccgatctaacggctctggacagacctgaaaatagctgtgcagcgacgctacccatccaacctgacagagcttgagaggttctgcagagaagaattggagaaactccccaaatacaggtgtgccaagcttgtagcgttatacccaaaagactcgaggctgtaatcgctgccagaggtgcttcaacaaagtactgagtaaagggtctgaatacttatgtaaatgtgatatttctgttttttaaatttgtattatttgcaaacatttccaaaaaactgtttttgctttgtcattatgtgtagattgatgaggagggaagaaacgatttaatccattttagaataaggctgtaacgtaacaaaatatggaaaaagtcaaggtgtctgaatactttccgaatgaactgtatagtgtatatgtgatcgtatacaaatgtaagcaaggttcgATATTATTATGTTTCagtcaaatattgtattttttggcgcttcttgcggtcaatttgcagtctacaaattatttgttattatgtttCGGCTCATCTGCCCAGAATAAAAttggcccacggctgaatctagttgatgatgcCTGCCCTACAGCAAGATGGAACAAGTAGGTAATAGAGTTATAATTAGGAGAATGCACTCACTATGATGGCTTGGTCCAGCCTTTCACAGCTTTGCATATATGCTGTCTCAATATTGCTTAATAGTTGACTATTTAATTATTTAAGTGATAAAATATTAGGGATAGGAGCTGACTGTAACTCACACTTGCATGTCTCTGAAACAGTTGATGGACAGCATGGACTTCTCTGTGGAGAACATGATGTACAGCTAGCTCATCGTGGAGGGCTGTGGGTAGACAGACAAACAGTCACGAtcagacatacatacagacattACAATGGAATCTCAGAGAAGAGAGAATTTGAGTTTGAGAGCCTTGGATTTCACCAACATTTTCACCAACATTTTCTGTGCACCTGCTAGTTTATCCATAAAATACATCTAGCTGTTTTTAAAGGGGTACGTAACACTTTAAGATTGAAGAAGATTGTAGTTTTAACACACCACATGTTTTGTGGGCCCCATCGTGCGATTGGCAAGGGAGACAATGTCGTGGCGGGAGATTATCTTGTTCTTGTGGGTTGTTTCCCTGCAAGCTCCACACAGCGGCTGGctacaagagtgtgcaaagctgtcatcaaggcaaaggttggctactttgaagaatctcaaatataaaatatattttgatttgtttaacacttttttggttactacactacTGGTACTGTAGTATCACACTGAATTCTGATTACACGGTAATGTTAACGATAAGCATATCAACAAACAACACTGCATATTGCTTTACACCAGTGTGATTTCCCATGACATTAACTGAATTAATCTCATAAACGAACATGTTACTTAGAGCATATTTTCAGTGTTTTAAGGGGAGCTAGAGAATTGACTAGACTTGTCCCACACTTAATAAGGTCCACTGTAgcctctcaccctctcactctTACAAAAGATAACCTCCAATGAATACTTGTACAAGCTGTCAACAATTATATCAGTTCAGACATGGCTAGACTGTCACAGGCATAGTCGTCAGCAAGTTGAAGTTGGATAACATTGTAAATAATGCATGCAAGAGCATTGTAAATAGAATGCTCACAGTTTACAACCCTTCAACTAGAGCAAAAACACTAGGCAACTCATAGAAAACAGAGCACATAGCCTATATGACAGAGCATTTAATATCCATGTCAGTAAGTTAGTTATGTCATGTTAAGCGTCATGTGATTTATGCTAAATAAACTCATATGCATCCTGGAAATACCACCACAATCTCATCTAAACTAGTTTGTACTGACATTAAcatatccatatccacagtactGCAAAATGACAACGACGTTATATAATCCAGTCCTGGAGGTCACATCAATGAACTTCACCTGAGCCCAGAGGGATCAATCATTCAAATGCCTAGATGCCCAAATTCTCTTTATCTTGTCACTGAAAGTTGCCAGGTTTCTAGGACCACACTGTGCTCAATGCCAGGCAGTATGAAACAAaggcaggatttttttttttaccttgttgtCTGCCTCCCTGCTCACTATGCCAGAGTTTATTAAGTCACTATTGGCAAGGAGCTATAGCCCAAGAACTGTATTTGTCATTATGAAGGGACCAATCAGAGTAGGGTTATGATGATGCCATTCTGAAGGGATCAATCAGATAGGAGGGTTATGGCAATGTCATAATAAACAACCTAGCAGAGCAGGGTTATGGTAATGTCGTAATCAAGGGATCACCAATCAGGGAGCAGGGTTATGACGACGTAGTAATGAAGGGACCAATCAGAGAGCAGCGTAACGAAGAACCAATGAGCGAGCAGGATTATGACGATGACATTATGAAGGACCATTCAAAGAGCAGGGTTTTGACAACGTCATTATGATggacctctgattcagagggtttgggttaaatgtggaagacacatttcagttgaatgcattcagttgtgctgCTGACTAAGTATCCCCTTTCCCAAATAGGTAATTATggaccaaaaaacaacaacatcctaagtgtttttctgtttattttttgtttgtattgtttttttgttacaATTTGTAGAAGGATGTATTGTTTCTAACACGTTTGTACTTGTAATCCTTCAAAATATATGGAATTTCAATAAGATATATAAACAATAATGTTAAGCCTTTTAATCGAACTCTGATGCCGTGATTGTATCGACTAGATCTGCGATTGATTCATCAGGCCAAAATGTAACGCACGCGCAAACCCAGCTCTTCCTTTCTGCTAAATTCTTCGCCATGGCTCCTGTGGTGGGTACAATCGCGTGTGGAAAATTgttgaaatatatacatttttcacacTTAAAACGGCTGTACATTATTTGTATAAATCGGGGCATATTTAGGAGGGCTTATGTAATCGTTAATCATGCTAAACAAGGCACTGAATTGGGTTTTGTTATTCACGAGGCCCGCTAAATTAGCAAGTTTTTTTGCTAGtttagctgacgttagctagccagatccACCACGTTGTAGCTACACAAAACTAGCTTAACATTTTTTGTTCGTTTTATGGTCAGCAGTAGTTTGATTagttaaataactaaaatattgGTCTTATTAAGGAGCCACCTGACTAAAGCTTCCTCTGAATTAGGGATTAGCTAAAACATAGTTGATGTCTGCGGTAGTAGCGCGTATGGTGGTGAACTAACGTTAGGTAACGTTAACTGTTAGATTCTAGGCAGCTAACTAAACGGAACAGCTACAATGGTAGTGACTATCATATTTTTAATTAGCTGTCAATCTTATCTGCAGAAGAAGCAGAGCACCAAGGGGTCCAAGGGTggcaagaagaagaagcaggTCCTGAAGTTCACTCTGGACTGCACCCACCCTGTTGAAGATGGCATCATGGATGCTGCCAACTTTGTAAGTAGTTTTGCAGTTACACTGACAGGTTTTATACCTGTGCCTGGTTGCAAGGAAAATTTAAATATTTTAGTTGCACAAACGCCCTTATTTGAAACCCCCTTTAGCCACAATCCTGAATGGTTTCTGCCCCTCCCCAGTGGTCACTTGGTTTAGTATAAACTGAAGGATGGAAGGAGCTTATGAAATGACAGTTCATGGGATCGACATGTTGAACAGAAtcgtccaatgcagctgttttttttctctcattatcaaatcatttctgggtaacaattgtaCCATGCTGTGATTGTTTCTTTATCATTTTAAGAGAAAACATAGCTTCTTAGCATTGAACAATTTCCAAAGCAACAATTTTCGGTAGGACTATGGGAGTGGTCTTAAGTGGGGAGGACactgaaaatgtgctgttattaGTAGGTTTGGAACTCCTTATTGGTCTAACTAATTTACTGTCTAGTGATGTCACCAGGAAGGACAAACCACCATGCCACCAAAACAGGCTTACATTTCAGGCTGTCTTTTCCAACAACTCTTAGACCTAAGGTTTTTTATCATCTTCACAATTTCACagcattattccaacctcataatgtggaaatgtatataaaactgGGCCTTTAAATCTCAAGTGGGGGGGTTTACACTAGCTAGTGAcctgcacaacaacacacacaactcaaaGCCAACTGTGTTTGCTGACAGAGCAAGAGACTAGTCGGTCACTCCATGAGCGACAGTTGGCTTTAGATCCAAGTGAAGGTGTGATGTCACTGATGTGCTCCAGCCAACAGGCTAGTTTCACATCCACTacactgttgtttttgtcgcactgctttgctttatcttggccaggtcgcagttgtaaatgagaacttgttctcaactagtctacctggtgaaataaaggtgaaatagaaataaatatatatattttttttaagtaatgtTGGGCAACTCAATCTTTTGTTGTTGGAAATTAGAAGTATATGCTTACACAGTATGTTTTAATGGTTAAAGGAGCAGTTTCTCCAGGAGCGCATCAAGGTGAATGGGAAAGCTGGCAAcctgggtggtggtgtggtgtctaTTGAGAGGAGTAAGAGCAAGATCACAGTTTCCTCCGAGGTCCCCTTCTCCAAAAGGTATGGTAACTGCACTGGCAACTCAGGACTGTAGTAATCAAATTGCAATGCAGACATTTGTGTATTTGttctttaaacatttttttttgtcaaatgtCTTTCACCCAATACATTGTTTACATGTTCAAGCTATTAAAACTTTGGTAAATGCTTATGTCCTCACAAAATAGTTGCTCATATGAATAATTTACTTACACTTTTGCACTGATTATGATGGATAAGAGGCCCCTTGTTTTTATAGCCTTGATCAGTAATATTTTTGTTTAGGTTGCTGATATTGATTGTTGATATTGATGATGCCAATATTGAGTTTTGGCTATGTAGAATTCAWCTTAATAATTCCCACTTAACCAACTCCCGAATGCTTTATGGCTTATCTCCTGCATCTGTCATGCACCAGTAACATTATGTGCATTGATATACACTGGCTGTGAACTGAATTCTCCCTCAGACTTCCTTGTTGAGTTTATCCACCCCTGCACATGAATACGCTAACC
This window contains:
- the LOC111977188 gene encoding large ribosomal subunit protein eL22 isoform X1, whose product is MAPVKKQSTKGSKGGKKKKQVLKFTLDCTHPVEDGIMDAANFEQFLQERIKVNGKAGNLGGGVVSIERSKSKITVSSEVPFSKRYLKYLTKKYLKKNNLRDWLRVVANTKESYELRYFQINQDEEEEEDED
- the LOC111977188 gene encoding large ribosomal subunit protein eL22 isoform X2; amino-acid sequence: MAPVSTKGSKGGKKKKQVLKFTLDCTHPVEDGIMDAANFEQFLQERIKVNGKAGNLGGGVVSIERSKSKITVSSEVPFSKRYLKYLTKKYLKKNNLRDWLRVVANTKESYELRYFQINQDEEEEEDED